The nucleotide sequence TGCTCAATATTCAAGGACCTTATCGCAACTTCCAGTCGGACTACCAGGTCCTGCTGGGTGGCGATGTCATTATCCGCTTCTAAGAACCCATTACATTTAACTGTAGCGTCTCTCAATCTAATAGACTCGGTCTAAATGGCTCTGGAGACGCTACAGTAAAACGGGATTCAGTCCAGCTTTTTGAACTCAGTGGTCTGCTTCGTAATAAGGCTCGACGTGGACCACCACTTCACGCACGGTGGGCCAATCAAGCTGAATCTGATATCTGACCTGTTGCGCGGTTAAATGGGCCTGATCGACCGTTTCATTGGGATTCACCTCGATGTCAATGTTGACATGTGCATCCGGCCCCGCTGTCTGAATACGAACCTTCTCTACATCCAGCACTCCCCCCACCTTCATCGCCGAAGCTTTCACCTGGTCAAAATATTTCTGGTGAGGTACCTTATCTGTCAGTTCGTGCAGGTTTTCCCGGGCTGCCACCCAACCCAGATAGACCATGATCACAGAGAGAATCATCGCCGTGATGTGATCAATCAGATGGCCATACACGGGAATCTGGCTGGCAACCAGCAGTCCGAAAGCAGCCACAAAACTGGTGATCGCATCGACCCGGTAATGATAGGCTTCCGCGATCATGGCAGAGCTCTTCTCCTGTTGTGCCATTCTGAACACAACCCGACAGGTGACTTCCAGCAGTAGCGCTGCGAACAGCGGAATCGTCCAGCTCACCCAGCCTATGACTTCAGAATGGGCGTGGCTGATCGCCGCAAACAACTGATACCCGAAGGTTGCTGCTCCTACTATCAGAATCAGGATGCCTAATTGAAAACCTGCCAGTGGTTCGTAGCGACCATGTCCAAAGGGGTGATCGTCATCGGGAGGCTGTTCAGCCAGTCGGATCGCGAACAAGATGGCCAGTGATGTCAATACGTCAGCACTACTGGCCAGAGCATCAACCAGCAGAACCGAGTGCCCCAGGAACCAGAGTCCCACCAGTTCCATGACGATCACAAACAGACGAACCGAAATCCCCAGCCAGGCAACCTTGAATAAACGCGTAGTTCTGCGTCGGCGGAGGCGCGAAATATCCTCGGAGACTTCCAGTGGTTCTGGAAAGACATCCAGCAGGGGGCCTTCTGACGACGCCCCTGTATCTTCTGAGGAATTCGCAATATCCATTAGACAGACAACACAAAGAATAATTGAATACAGTCCAGGCCTGAAGCAAACCTGAAAAAGTCAGACAGATGCAGATCTGTCGTTCAGTTAATCTTGATTCGAATTCCTCGATTTGACAAGTGACTTTACAAAGTAAGCGAAAATACACCCGGGTTTTCTAAATTCCGGACGGATCCTCAAGCCAATACTTATGCTTCATCAGGCAGAATCAGGATATCAGGCAAGGTAATCTGGTGCTCTTTGACCATGATTTTAGCAGTGGGCCATTGTTCCATCGGGGTTATCATAATGGTCTGATCTTCTTCAATCAGAATTGTATCCCCAGTCATGGCAGGTCCAACTGAAGGATGCCAGAAAGTAGCCATGCCCGGTTGCAGAGTAAACTCACTGTTTAGCAGAATCGAAGTCTCAGCGGGTAAATAACCTATGATGTCAGCCTGGTCAGAATGCTGCCATTCATCAGGACATTCGTACTTTTCATAGATCCGTTTCACGCGATTCCAGGTATCGAAGAATGCCCAGCCTGGCTTGGAAAAATACATCCCGGTGGCCTGCATCAGCAAGGCCAGGTGATGGGATTTGATGAAGCTGGAGGGAGGCTTGCCCAGAGAAACTGTTCTGGTGGCAGCCGCATGCAATCCATTCTGGGACCCCACGGCTGAGATGACACAATAACGTTCCAGCCGATCCTCGCCATATCCCCAGTGACGGTAGCGGATGCTCTGTCCATCCACCATTACCTGCAGACGTTTGGGCGTAACGCCATGCTTCAACAGTCGATGTGAAAGACAGCCGGCAATCTCCTGCTCAGTCTGTCCTCGCTCGACACGTCGTGCAGTCGCTTCAACCGCGTGGGAAACCAGTTTCCCCAGTTCCCGCATCCGTTCGCCTTCCAGATCACTGAAAGTAATCCGGATCGACTTGAATCGTTCAGACAGATTCAATGTCGACTCGATGCCCGTGTCACTGGCAACTTTGCGGCCTTTGCACAGGTCCCGGATCAGCTGAGATAATGGTTCATACCAGGGACGTGTTTTGATCTGGAATCCCAGCCCGGGAATGGAACGGTCAAAAATCTGATTCGCATCCACATTACTGCAGGCGATCAACCGCGCATCCTGGGTAATAAATACGGCTGCACAGCTTTCATTCGAACCAGCACGGGTTAAATCGGCTCCCGTCGTAAACCAGGCGATATTCTCGGGGGACTGCAGCAGGATGGCATCCAGTTCCAGTTCTTCCAGAATTGTAATGATCTGCTGCTGCTTCTGCTCAACATCTGTGGCACGCCGGGGGTCTGACGTGGGGATTTCTCCTGAAGAGATTGGTGCATGAGCATTCACTGCCACGATAGTCATATAAGACTCCCGGATGAAACAATTCCTGGCGACATCTCAAAGACACGTAAATGGCCCCTCGGAAATACGTATGTTTGAATGTAGAATCAATAAATGAGTTTTGTATCGAAATTTGCTGAAGTCAAGCGTTTATCACAGAACTCGGCCAAGAATGACCGCATTCGTCTTAACAGTTAATCTCATCAAATTCGTCAGACCGAAAAAGAGGTGAAGTTCAGGTAGTGGACAGGAGGTGTGCAGCCAAGAAAGGCGAATAAAGAAGAATAACAGCATCCTGCAACGCACTTCCTTTCCTGCTATTAATCATACCAGATTAAAAGAGAAATCAAGTGGAATTTCCAGCAACGCCTGCAGCTGGGACAAAATGTCCTCGTCCGGATCTTGATTCAGGAGAGACATTTACAGGTGATTAACGGAGCAAACTGCGAAGCCCCAGGGGACGGCCGGATACTTTTTGAATCACGGACTGCACTTTGGACTCTTCCGCCTCCAGTGCAGCCAGGATTGCGGAATAATCGCGATTCAGGTCCTGAACGAGCTTATCGCGTTCCTGACTTGCCAGTTGTTCAATTTCCGCAGCCAGTTTTTCTTTTCCACGGGCGATCTCAGCCTGAAAGGCTGCTGTCAGTCCACGGGCAACCTGTTCTCCCAACGGGGATTCAACTCGCCACTCCGGCCTGTCATACGATCCCGAACCATGCACTGTAGCTGACACCGAATTGATTGCAGACAGGGAATGTTGCAACAGCCTGGCTATCGATTGTGCTTCGGGGCGAGTGCTCTCCAATTCAAACCGGACCGGTGTCTGACTGAACTCGATCCGACACTGAAAGTCCTGCTCACGAAAGGTCAGATGTGTGCGGCACTCTGTCTGATCTGCTACCAGGGCCAGCGAAATCCTGTCTGATTTTTGAATCGTTATTTTTTTCTGTTGAGGTAATTTGAAGTGCACTACAAACTCGTGTGCTGGTTCAACCTCATAATATTTTAATTCTCCCGCGAACTTGACCTCGGCTGCGCCATCGACCTGTGCCTGAATTTGAATCGGCTGGTGATATTGCCTGGGAGTGGATGAGAGCCCCTTCACGACCGCCAGAAAGGGAATTTTTTCCTGGTCCATCCGGGCAAACCCAGACAATCGAAGGTCCTTAAACAGAACATCAGGTTCGTTGACATCACTGCGAAAATCGATCCATTCACCCTGAATTCGTTCCGGCTCCTGCTCATCTTTCATAGCCTGTGCGGTCTGGAACATGAAATTCGTCCAGCCAAGGACCTGCTCAACCTGCTGTGACAATTCGTCTCCCAGCAGCGTATGCAGTATTTTATGAGGATCAGGTGAGACTGATTCCAGTAACTGATCCAGGTTTGCCAGATCCTGTTCTTTGGCCCGTTCAATTCGCTGATAATCCTGCTGGGCAATTTGAGGGAGTGAATTTAATTCACTGCGAATCTGCTTACCCTGGTTAACAAGTTGATCCACACGCTCGGCCGACTGGGCATACGTCTTAATTTTATCCAGCGTCTTACCCTCGGCTGTTTTCACCGAGTTTTCAACGGAGTCAATTTCCTGTTTGACCTGCTTGAGACGCGTATCATACGTCTGAAAACGCTGCTTCCATTCCCCCTGGATGGTTTTGGAAACCCGGACGGTTTGCAGACGACCTGGATCAAGTTGTTCCGCAGCTGTCGTTTTCAAAATATCCAAACCGGATTGCCCCAGCTGATTCGAAAGCCGACGAAATCTGCCGAAGCTGACACGGGAACCAGACTCAGCTGGATCAGAAGAAGGTACTGTCGTTTCATCTGTCAAATCTCTGGGAACATACAATTCCACACCAGAAATCGACGCCGTTTCGACGATCAGTTTGCGATGTAATAGTGGCTTGCCGGAGAATTTTAACTGTGTCTGTTCAAAACAGGCCAGATAACTTTTGTCATCCCGGGGACTGACAATACATCCTGGACCAGTCTGGATCGCAGGTGGAAAGAAACCGGTCTGCAGATCATAAACCTCAACCGCAGTACCGGTCAGCGAACTTCCAACCTGCATCAGAGCTGAACGTACCAGGGGATCAAAGGCAAATGCGAAAAAACTCCAGATGATCGCTGCCAGTGCCAATCGAGGGAGCAGATAATTCCATTTCATGCGGCATCCCCTGCCACAACACCAACTTCAGTCCCCCAGAGAATCTGTACGATCCGATATTTCTGGAGTTTTTCTGAAAGCACCGGTGTGTATTTTTCGAACAGTGGACGAGTCAAACGATAGACGGGATAAAACAGCGTCAGCCCTAGAATCAGACTGCCCATGACAATCGTATTATTGAAGTCAGTCCAGGGTGCCAATGGCATTTCATAAAACCAGCGCCAGATCCCCTGTAGCGGAGCCGCCAGCAGCACACTGCGACCGATCAGATGACTCAGTGGATCCAGCAGTAATGTCAGCCAGGAGAATAACAGAGTCGCCAGCGAAGCGGAGCAGAGGTTGATTTTGAGACTGGCCAGTAGAAACAGCAACAATACTGAGATCAGATTGTCTTTGGGAACCAGGCCGATGATCATCCCCATACTGAAACCCAAAGCGAGTTGACGGGGAGAAGAGGCGCCACTGAAGGCACCTGCCAGAAAACGCAGAGGTCGAAGCCAGTATGACATTTTACAGCGAACTCCGCTAAAACTTGGAAACAAGGGAATAAAAGATTCTGCCTGCCTGAATCAGGTCAGGCAGAATTCCCCCCGTTAGGATTTATATCGGCTGGGTCTGGAGTTCAGCTTAATCGTTATAATCAGAAAATCTTAACATTTGAAAAGTTGACAGGGACAACAGGCAACCTGATTCCCTGACAAATGAATGCCGAAACCTGTGGCGTTCCGACCGGCTAGATCACTGGATAACCGAGTCTTCGTTATTTTTGTAACCAGAACATCACGGAGGTCCAGCCCAGCCAGACGGCAAAGAAACCGACAATCAGGTTGCCCGATATATTCAGGAAGGCATGATGCAACTCAGAATTCCTGATCAAGCTGACGGTTTCGTGTCCAAACGTGGAAAAAGTGGTGAGTGATCCCAGCAACCCGGTAATCAGAAACAGGCTGACATGCTCGTGAACCCGTTCGGAAGGGTGGATCTGTTTGTGGGTCACCAGCGCCATCAGGATGCCGATTAACAGACAACCGGTGGCATTGACCAGTAAGGTTCCAGCAGGAAAGCCGGGATACTTCCGCGACATGAAATCCGTAATGCTGTAACGTGCAATTGCCCCGATAAAGCCACCCAGTCCAACAGCCAGCAGTTGTGACACCCGTGTATCCTTTTTTCAGTCTGATATTCTGCAAGGTAACAAGCGAATTACCTGGAAGAGATTTTCCAGAGATGCTTATCACTGCGGAGAAACAGTGAATTATCAGAAATCGCTGGCGTTGCCAGGATCGTTTCTTTCAGATCAACTTCCCCTGTCACTTCTCCCTGCTTCTCCCCCAGCTGAACCACCTGTAATAAGCCTTTTTCGCTGATCAGATAAAGATGATTCGCAGCGGCGATGGGAGTAGCGCTGAACGGACCTTTCAGACGCAGCCGCCAGATCACTTCCCCGGTTTGAGGACTGGCACAGGTGAGCACACCGGCACGATTCACGGTAAACACCTTTTTCTGATAGACCAGTGGGCTGGCGGTAGCAGGTGACAGTTTCTGTTCAGACCACAATACTTTAGGAGGCTCACTACTGGAACCTGGAGTTAAAGCAGTCAATCCGTTCGAAGGGATAAACAGGGTATTTTCACCGACAGTCGTCGAGGGGATGCGACCGGCTCCGTCTTCGTACTGCCAGGCAGTTTCTCCGGTCTGGGGATAAATCGCATCGACCCCTTCGCTGGATTGCAATAATACCAGAGGTTCGGTGTCTGGTGATGCTTTTAAAATCGCAGGTGAAGTCCAGTTGGCAACACGGGGTCTCTTGATTTTCCAGCGTGCAATTCCTGTTTTTACATCCAGTCCCGTTGTGAAAGAATCATCGTCGTTCTCCACTGGTACAATCAGAGTTTCGCCCACAACGACAGGAGAGGAAGCCATACCCAGACTGTTGCTGGCATTGGGATAATCATGCGACAACCCTCGAAACCAGATCAGGTTTCCCTCCAGATCCAGACAGACCACATCATTACTGGAAAAAGTCGCAAATACTCTCTGGCCATCACTGGCCGGTGTTGGAGTTGCTACGCACATCTTGTTATGGCACTGCGTCCGCCCCGTGGCCCAGAACTGGCGGTCCCAGAGTTGCTTGCCGGTCTTCAGATCAAAGCACAATACGTGCAGTTGATCCTGCTTGAACCCGGTCGTGCTGGTCAAAAAGACCTTGTCTCCCACAATGATCGGCCCCGATGCGCCTCTGCCCTCTAAATCAGCGGTCCAGGCGATGCTTTCCTGATCCACTTTCGCTGGAGGTGCATCGGAAAGCGAAACGTTATTTGTCAGAGGTCCGCGAAACTGAGGCCAGTCGGCTCCGCAACACAAGCAGACAGCAAGAACCGGGATGATCAGTTTGATCGATTCATATTTCATAACATCATCCTTTTCAGGAAAGCAGCTTAAAGAGATTCAGGGTGGGGAAACTTCAGCGCGACAGTTGTGTAGTCGCTTCCGGTTTTTCCGAAAGCACACCTGTTCCCGAAGGACGGGCAATCCGCAGTTGAAACTGATAGCGCTGTGCCCAGCTTTCTGTCTGTTCATTCTGGCAGAGTTTGAGCAGAATAACATTTTTTCCCGGTTTAAATGTGACCGGTACACTGTACTGATCCATCACCATCCCGCGATGATATTCATTGCGGGCAAATAATAATTTGCCGTTCACCCAGATTTTCCAGGCATTAGGCGTGCCCAGTCGAATTTCCAGAGATTGCTCATCCGGACTGTAAAAGTCGGCTGCACAGTACATGACAGCCCCTTTGTAAGGCGAGATCTCTTTGGCGATATCAAAGATGCCATAATCATCATCGGTATTGACTGACTTCCAGTTCACCTTCCCTTCTTTGCCTTCGAAAGCGACTGAAAAGTCCAGCTTCTCTTCAGGTGCGTAAGCCGTATCGTAGCCTTTTCGCTCGGTGTTATCGAAAGGCCCGATGATCTTCCAGTCCGATAGAAATCCGAAATGTTTCTGCAGATCTATTTTCTCACCCAGCGCTCGCAGGGGCTTTACGATGGCTTTCACCTGATCATCATCGGTGGCACCACTCAGTGCCTGCTGATAAATCTGTTTTGCCTGATCTTTCTTGCCTGCTTTTTCCAATGCCTTCGCTTCATCGATCAAACGTTTGACGGCGTCACGTCGCAGAGTGACACTGGCATCATTAATCATGCCGGGAATGATCCGGTCGGTAGCATCCGGGTCGACTTTGATCAGAGTTTCATAAGCCAGACGACGGGCCCGGGGATTCTTTGATTTGTCGAGCACGAATGCTTCCAGTTTATCAGCCGGCAACTGTTTCTGCTCGATCGCATTGGCGGCCACTGCTTCAAAGGCGCCACACAGCCAGTTGACGGCCAGAGGATTGGCCCCTTCAAAACTGGATAGAATCGGGATTAAAGCAGAAGCATCTGCCTTAGAAAGCTGCTGGACCGCTTGAGAAGCCGTCTGATTCCCCTGACCTTCCTTTTGAACCTGTTTGATTTGCTTGATCTGCTGTTCCACATCATTCGCATTGACCGAGGTCAATGTCATGGACAGAAACAACAGGCAGTAAAGAAAACGGCTTCGCTGCATGGGAGTCTCCCGCTGGATATCGTTACATAAAATGATCCCCCG is from Gimesia maris and encodes:
- a CDS encoding cation diffusion facilitator family transporter → MDIANSSEDTGASSEGPLLDVFPEPLEVSEDISRLRRRRTTRLFKVAWLGISVRLFVIVMELVGLWFLGHSVLLVDALASSADVLTSLAILFAIRLAEQPPDDDHPFGHGRYEPLAGFQLGILILIVGAATFGYQLFAAISHAHSEVIGWVSWTIPLFAALLLEVTCRVVFRMAQQEKSSAMIAEAYHYRVDAITSFVAAFGLLVASQIPVYGHLIDHITAMILSVIMVYLGWVAARENLHELTDKVPHQKYFDQVKASAMKVGGVLDVEKVRIQTAGPDAHVNIDIEVNPNETVDQAHLTAQQVRYQIQLDWPTVREVVVHVEPYYEADH
- a CDS encoding M24 family metallopeptidase is translated as MTIVAVNAHAPISSGEIPTSDPRRATDVEQKQQQIITILEELELDAILLQSPENIAWFTTGADLTRAGSNESCAAVFITQDARLIACSNVDANQIFDRSIPGLGFQIKTRPWYEPLSQLIRDLCKGRKVASDTGIESTLNLSERFKSIRITFSDLEGERMRELGKLVSHAVEATARRVERGQTEQEIAGCLSHRLLKHGVTPKRLQVMVDGQSIRYRHWGYGEDRLERYCVISAVGSQNGLHAAATRTVSLGKPPSSFIKSHHLALLMQATGMYFSKPGWAFFDTWNRVKRIYEKYECPDEWQHSDQADIIGYLPAETSILLNSEFTLQPGMATFWHPSVGPAMTGDTILIEEDQTIMITPMEQWPTAKIMVKEHQITLPDILILPDEA
- a CDS encoding TIGR03545 family protein; this translates as MKWNYLLPRLALAAIIWSFFAFAFDPLVRSALMQVGSSLTGTAVEVYDLQTGFFPPAIQTGPGCIVSPRDDKSYLACFEQTQLKFSGKPLLHRKLIVETASISGVELYVPRDLTDETTVPSSDPAESGSRVSFGRFRRLSNQLGQSGLDILKTTAAEQLDPGRLQTVRVSKTIQGEWKQRFQTYDTRLKQVKQEIDSVENSVKTAEGKTLDKIKTYAQSAERVDQLVNQGKQIRSELNSLPQIAQQDYQRIERAKEQDLANLDQLLESVSPDPHKILHTLLGDELSQQVEQVLGWTNFMFQTAQAMKDEQEPERIQGEWIDFRSDVNEPDVLFKDLRLSGFARMDQEKIPFLAVVKGLSSTPRQYHQPIQIQAQVDGAAEVKFAGELKYYEVEPAHEFVVHFKLPQQKKITIQKSDRISLALVADQTECRTHLTFREQDFQCRIEFSQTPVRFELESTRPEAQSIARLLQHSLSAINSVSATVHGSGSYDRPEWRVESPLGEQVARGLTAAFQAEIARGKEKLAAEIEQLASQERDKLVQDLNRDYSAILAALEAEESKVQSVIQKVSGRPLGLRSLLR
- a CDS encoding TIGR03546 family protein; translation: MSYWLRPLRFLAGAFSGASSPRQLALGFSMGMIIGLVPKDNLISVLLLFLLASLKINLCSASLATLLFSWLTLLLDPLSHLIGRSVLLAAPLQGIWRWFYEMPLAPWTDFNNTIVMGSLILGLTLFYPVYRLTRPLFEKYTPVLSEKLQKYRIVQILWGTEVGVVAGDAA
- the crcB gene encoding fluoride efflux transporter CrcB, which encodes MSQLLAVGLGGFIGAIARYSITDFMSRKYPGFPAGTLLVNATGCLLIGILMALVTHKQIHPSERVHEHVSLFLITGLLGSLTTFSTFGHETVSLIRNSELHHAFLNISGNLIVGFFAVWLGWTSVMFWLQK
- a CDS encoding outer membrane protein assembly factor BamB family protein → MKYESIKLIIPVLAVCLCCGADWPQFRGPLTNNVSLSDAPPAKVDQESIAWTADLEGRGASGPIIVGDKVFLTSTTGFKQDQLHVLCFDLKTGKQLWDRQFWATGRTQCHNKMCVATPTPASDGQRVFATFSSNDVVCLDLEGNLIWFRGLSHDYPNASNSLGMASSPVVVGETLIVPVENDDDSFTTGLDVKTGIARWKIKRPRVANWTSPAILKASPDTEPLVLLQSSEGVDAIYPQTGETAWQYEDGAGRIPSTTVGENTLFIPSNGLTALTPGSSSEPPKVLWSEQKLSPATASPLVYQKKVFTVNRAGVLTCASPQTGEVIWRLRLKGPFSATPIAAANHLYLISEKGLLQVVQLGEKQGEVTGEVDLKETILATPAISDNSLFLRSDKHLWKISSR